A portion of the Microbacterium hominis genome contains these proteins:
- the coaE gene encoding dephospho-CoA kinase (Dephospho-CoA kinase (CoaE) performs the final step in coenzyme A biosynthesis.): protein MPLLALTGGIASGKSTIARRLAHHGADVVDADAIVRDVQQPGGPVLAAIAAEFGDGMLRDDGSLDRAALAGAVFGDADAVARVNRIVHPAVRVESARRFAEAFAADPAAVVVYDVPLLAEARAADPWDLVVVAQAPADVRRRRLVELRGMSEAEADARLSAQVSDDQRLRLADVVIDTTGTLDETLAQVDDLWTRLADHISARGSRGPEGGR from the coding sequence GTGCCTCTTCTCGCGCTGACCGGCGGCATCGCCTCCGGCAAGTCCACCATCGCCCGGCGCCTCGCCCATCACGGTGCCGACGTCGTCGACGCCGACGCGATCGTCCGCGACGTGCAGCAGCCGGGCGGCCCGGTGCTCGCCGCCATCGCGGCGGAGTTCGGCGACGGGATGCTCCGCGACGACGGCTCGCTCGACCGGGCCGCGCTGGCGGGTGCGGTCTTCGGTGACGCCGACGCGGTGGCGCGCGTGAACCGGATCGTGCATCCGGCGGTGCGGGTGGAGTCTGCGCGGCGCTTCGCGGAGGCCTTCGCGGCCGACCCCGCAGCCGTCGTGGTCTACGACGTTCCGCTGCTGGCCGAGGCGCGGGCCGCGGACCCCTGGGACCTCGTGGTGGTGGCCCAGGCGCCCGCCGACGTGCGGCGCCGGCGCCTCGTCGAACTGCGCGGCATGAGTGAGGCCGAGGCGGATGCGCGGCTGTCCGCCCAGGTCTCCGACGATCAGCGCCTGCGGCTGGCCGATGTCGTCATCGACACGACGGGCACGCTGGATGAGACCCTCGCGCAGGTCGACGACCTCTGGACGCGGCTGGCCGACCACATCTCGGCGCGCGGGTCGCGCGGGCCCGAGGGAGGACGCTGA
- a CDS encoding response regulator transcription factor, whose product MTDVQVPSAEPAPPEGGSVEESRVAVVIEDEEDIRLLLSTVLSQAGFEVYGAPDGPTGLDLVREHRPIVTTLDVNMPGMDGFETAKRIRAVSTTYIVMLSARTEEIDALQGLEAGADDYVAKPFRPRELRARIDAMLRRPRHRTDAPSAEPAAAPAATTPAAPSSAHGGAGGARWLEHKGLRLSPDMRIVTVDGRDLELTRSEFDILADILSSGRRVRAKGELALMLRGEQYTGAEYVSDSDARAIEVHVANLRRKLGESATSPHWIETVRGVGYRLTAS is encoded by the coding sequence ATGACCGACGTCCAGGTGCCGTCGGCCGAACCGGCGCCACCAGAAGGTGGATCCGTGGAAGAATCCCGCGTCGCAGTCGTCATCGAAGACGAGGAAGACATCAGGCTGCTGCTGTCGACCGTGCTCTCGCAGGCCGGGTTCGAGGTCTACGGCGCGCCCGACGGCCCGACCGGGCTGGATCTGGTGCGCGAGCACCGGCCGATCGTGACCACGCTCGATGTCAACATGCCTGGCATGGACGGATTCGAGACGGCCAAGCGCATCCGCGCCGTCAGCACGACGTACATCGTGATGCTGAGCGCCCGTACCGAGGAGATCGATGCCCTGCAGGGTCTCGAGGCCGGCGCCGACGACTATGTGGCCAAGCCCTTCCGCCCGAGGGAGCTCCGTGCGCGCATCGACGCGATGCTGCGCCGGCCCCGGCACCGCACCGATGCGCCGTCCGCCGAGCCCGCCGCGGCGCCGGCCGCGACGACGCCCGCCGCTCCCTCTTCCGCGCACGGCGGGGCGGGAGGCGCGCGATGGCTCGAGCACAAGGGCCTGCGTCTGAGCCCCGACATGCGCATCGTGACGGTCGACGGCAGAGATCTCGAGCTCACCCGCAGCGAATTCGACATCCTCGCCGACATCCTCTCGTCCGGCCGTCGGGTGCGGGCGAAGGGCGAGCTCGCGCTCATGCTCCGCGGCGAGCAGTACACCGGGGCCGAGTACGTCAGCGACAGCGACGCGCGGGCGATCGAGGTGCACGTGGCGAACCTTCGGCGCAAGCTCGGCGAGTCGGCGACGAGTCCGCACTGGATCGAGACCGTCCGAGGAGTCGGTTACCGGCTCACCGCGTCCTGA
- a CDS encoding sensor histidine kinase — translation MDLAPPRPPHGANPRRERARLPVPGADRADRTRERTAALNQLLLSGVVFAVAVLVAIGPFRGDAALFFFGVVLILALTAATLTIPWNRLPQGWLAAVPAIDIAAIGLMHLSQPASALGLLWVFPTTWLAGGFGALGMFAALAAIAAVTIVLVGTGSPEFTYATVLLPLVLFAAAVTGYLNARRSEAQRLLLSKQALLLRGALERTRRQEEELTEVLDAVQFGVIRIGPAGETAVTNEAHARLQRATRFADESAITAYRDDGVTPLPADDVPLARALRGEAFEDEIVWFGPPDGARQALAMTARRLTDPDGKDSGAVLVSRDVTNELTALRARDDLVASVSHELRTPLTSILGYLDLAIEDDEIPDRVRANLDIAERNAERLLGIVADILSASSTSSTVETSITPRELDAADIVRAAAEAAQPRADARAVLLDLTGLEPAPVWADPLRLRQVIDNLVSNAITHNRDAGAVHLGTTTDGRSTWILVRDTGPGISEADRGRLFQRYYRAGARHGTGTGLGLAISRDIVRAHGGEIGLHSTPGVGSTFIVKLPAAGAAHAVDDGAPDTLNDHAGPAEGMDG, via the coding sequence ATGGACCTCGCACCGCCGCGCCCGCCCCACGGCGCGAATCCGCGGCGAGAGCGCGCCCGCCTGCCGGTGCCGGGAGCCGACCGTGCGGACCGCACGCGTGAGCGCACGGCGGCGCTGAACCAGCTGCTGCTGTCCGGCGTCGTGTTCGCGGTGGCCGTGCTCGTGGCGATCGGTCCCTTCCGCGGGGATGCCGCGCTCTTCTTCTTCGGGGTGGTGCTGATCCTCGCCCTGACGGCGGCGACGCTCACCATCCCGTGGAATCGTCTCCCGCAGGGCTGGCTGGCGGCGGTTCCGGCGATCGACATCGCCGCGATCGGACTGATGCACCTCTCGCAGCCGGCCTCGGCGCTCGGGCTGCTGTGGGTGTTCCCGACGACGTGGCTGGCGGGAGGATTCGGCGCCCTCGGGATGTTCGCGGCGCTGGCGGCGATCGCGGCGGTCACGATCGTGCTGGTGGGCACCGGCTCGCCGGAGTTCACGTACGCCACGGTGCTGCTGCCGCTGGTGCTGTTCGCCGCTGCCGTGACGGGGTATCTGAACGCCCGGCGGTCCGAGGCCCAGCGCCTCCTCCTGTCGAAGCAGGCGCTGCTGCTGCGCGGCGCGCTCGAGCGCACCCGACGCCAGGAGGAGGAGCTCACCGAGGTGCTCGATGCCGTCCAGTTCGGCGTCATCCGCATCGGGCCGGCGGGGGAGACCGCGGTCACGAACGAGGCCCACGCGCGGCTCCAGCGCGCGACGAGGTTCGCCGACGAATCTGCGATCACCGCGTACCGCGACGACGGGGTGACCCCGCTGCCGGCCGACGACGTCCCGCTCGCCCGGGCGCTGCGGGGCGAGGCGTTCGAGGATGAGATCGTGTGGTTCGGTCCCCCCGACGGGGCCCGTCAGGCACTCGCGATGACCGCCCGCCGCCTCACCGATCCCGACGGGAAGGACAGCGGCGCGGTGCTGGTCTCGCGCGATGTGACGAACGAGCTGACGGCGCTGCGTGCGCGCGACGACCTGGTCGCGTCGGTCTCGCACGAGCTGCGTACCCCGCTGACCTCCATCCTCGGCTACCTCGACCTGGCGATCGAGGACGATGAGATCCCCGATCGCGTGCGCGCCAACCTCGACATCGCGGAGCGCAACGCCGAGCGGCTCCTGGGCATCGTGGCCGACATCCTCTCGGCATCTTCGACGTCGAGCACCGTGGAGACCTCGATCACCCCGCGGGAGCTGGATGCCGCCGACATCGTGCGTGCCGCCGCCGAAGCCGCCCAGCCCCGGGCCGACGCACGCGCGGTGCTCCTCGACCTGACCGGGCTCGAGCCCGCGCCGGTGTGGGCCGATCCGCTGCGTCTGCGCCAGGTGATCGACAACCTGGTATCGAACGCGATCACCCACAACCGCGACGCCGGAGCTGTCCACCTGGGCACGACCACCGACGGCCGCTCGACCTGGATCCTCGTGCGCGACACCGGCCCCGGCATCAGCGAGGCGGACCGCGGGCGGCTGTTCCAGCGGTACTACCGCGCGGGAGCCCGGCACGGCACCGGGACGGGCCTCGGACTGGCCATCAGCCGCGACATCGTGCGCGCGCACGGCGGCGAGATCGGCCTGCACTCCACTCCCGGCGTGGGCTCGACATTCATCGTGAAGCTTCCCGCCGCCGGCGCGGCGCACGCGGTCGATGACGGCGCCCCCGACACCCTGAACGACCACGCCGGCCCCGCCGAAGGGATGGATGGATGA
- the rpsA gene encoding 30S ribosomal protein S1, with translation MTTATTAPATKQIAINDIGSAEDFLAAVELTIKSFNDGDLIEGTVVKVDRDEVLLDVGFKTEGVIPSRELSIKHDVDPNEVVKVGDEVEALVLQKEDKEGRLILSKKRAQYERAWGDVEKIKENDGVVTGQVIEVVKGGLIVDIGLRGFLPASLIELRRVRDLTPYLGQELEAKILELDKNRNNVVLSRRALLEQTQSESRTTFLNNLHKGQVRKGTVSSIVNFGAFVDLGGVDGLVHVSELSWKHIEHASEVVEVGQEVTVEILEVDLDRERVSLSLKATQEDPWQVFARTHAIGQVAPGKVTKLVPFGAFVRVADGIEGLVHISELSGKHVELAEQVVSVGEEVFVKIIDIDLERRRISLSLKQANESVDPYGTEFDPALYGMVTEYDENGEYKYPEGFDAETNQWKEGFDEQRLAWEAEYAAAQGRWEAHKAAVVKALEAEAAAPAETGSSSFSSDSGPAGTLADDAALAALREKLSGR, from the coding sequence ATGACTACCGCAACGACCGCCCCGGCCACCAAGCAGATCGCGATCAACGACATCGGATCCGCCGAGGACTTCCTGGCCGCGGTCGAACTGACCATCAAGTCCTTCAACGACGGCGACCTCATCGAAGGCACCGTGGTGAAGGTCGACCGCGACGAGGTCCTCCTCGACGTCGGCTTCAAGACCGAGGGCGTCATCCCCTCGCGCGAGCTCTCCATCAAGCACGACGTCGACCCCAACGAGGTCGTCAAGGTCGGCGACGAGGTCGAGGCTCTTGTTCTCCAGAAGGAGGACAAGGAAGGGCGCCTCATCCTCTCGAAGAAGCGTGCGCAGTACGAGCGCGCCTGGGGCGACGTCGAGAAGATCAAGGAGAACGACGGTGTCGTCACCGGTCAGGTGATCGAGGTCGTCAAGGGCGGTCTCATCGTCGACATCGGCCTGCGCGGCTTCCTCCCCGCCTCGCTCATCGAGCTGCGTCGCGTCCGCGACCTCACCCCGTACCTGGGCCAGGAGCTCGAGGCGAAGATCCTCGAGCTCGACAAGAACCGCAACAACGTCGTGCTGTCGCGCCGCGCCCTGCTCGAGCAGACGCAGTCCGAGTCGCGCACCACGTTCCTCAACAACCTCCACAAGGGCCAGGTCCGCAAGGGCACGGTCTCGTCGATCGTCAACTTCGGTGCGTTCGTCGACCTCGGTGGCGTCGACGGTCTCGTCCACGTCTCGGAGCTGTCGTGGAAGCACATCGAGCACGCGTCGGAGGTCGTCGAGGTGGGCCAGGAGGTCACCGTCGAGATCCTCGAGGTCGACCTCGACCGCGAGCGCGTGTCGCTCTCGCTCAAGGCGACGCAGGAGGACCCGTGGCAGGTCTTCGCCCGCACCCACGCCATCGGCCAGGTCGCACCGGGCAAGGTCACCAAGCTCGTTCCGTTCGGTGCGTTCGTGCGCGTCGCAGACGGCATCGAGGGCCTCGTGCACATCTCGGAGCTCTCGGGCAAGCACGTCGAGCTCGCTGAGCAGGTCGTCTCGGTCGGCGAAGAGGTCTTCGTCAAGATCATCGACATCGACCTCGAGCGTCGCCGCATCTCGCTCTCGCTCAAGCAGGCCAACGAGTCGGTCGACCCGTACGGCACCGAGTTCGACCCGGCCCTGTACGGCATGGTCACCGAGTACGACGAGAACGGCGAGTACAAGTACCCCGAGGGCTTCGACGCCGAGACCAACCAGTGGAAGGAAGGCTTCGACGAGCAGCGCCTTGCCTGGGAGGCCGAGTACGCCGCTGCCCAGGGCCGCTGGGAGGCTCACAAGGCCGCCGTCGTCAAGGCCCTCGAGGCCGAGGCTGCGGCTCCCGCCGAGACCGGTTCGTCGTCCTTCTCGTCCGACAGCGGCCCCGCCGGCACGCTGGCCGACGACGCGGCTCTCGCGGCTCTCCGCGAGAAGCTGTCGGGTCGCTGA
- a CDS encoding PH domain-containing protein has product MSVFDPRIERHLIADQGEVVVDEVRKHWAAVVGAVLELLLGIIVLGLVLVAPPLVWWLPLIAGGAVVMHAGWRILERHMDRFVVTNMRVFRVHGILSQRMATMPLARILDISVHKPFIGRILGYGHFIFESAAQDQGLREIPYVGRPDERGLTIQRVIQQAGLRGSVGRGDAGHPAGFGGSPHPPAQAPASAPVRTVAAQPLPPLPPLPPLPDTLPPHAETLPLVDGEVSWDAGGGAATWEWLARTRRREDERLAELRGEIDLDDDTRPLPPQR; this is encoded by the coding sequence GTGAGCGTGTTCGACCCCCGCATCGAGCGCCATCTGATCGCCGACCAGGGCGAGGTCGTCGTCGACGAGGTGCGCAAGCACTGGGCGGCGGTCGTGGGGGCGGTGCTCGAGCTGCTCCTGGGCATCATCGTGCTGGGGCTCGTGCTCGTGGCGCCGCCGCTGGTCTGGTGGCTGCCGCTGATCGCGGGGGGCGCGGTGGTCATGCACGCCGGATGGCGCATCCTCGAGCGGCACATGGACCGGTTCGTGGTCACCAACATGCGGGTGTTCCGCGTGCACGGCATCCTCTCGCAGCGCATGGCGACGATGCCGCTCGCGCGCATCCTCGACATCTCGGTGCACAAGCCCTTCATCGGGCGGATCCTCGGCTACGGCCACTTCATCTTCGAGTCGGCCGCCCAGGACCAGGGCCTGCGGGAGATCCCCTACGTGGGACGCCCCGACGAGCGCGGCCTCACGATCCAGCGCGTCATCCAGCAGGCGGGTCTGCGCGGCTCGGTCGGCCGGGGGGATGCCGGCCATCCGGCCGGATTCGGCGGGTCGCCGCATCCACCGGCTCAGGCTCCCGCTTCGGCTCCGGTGCGCACCGTCGCCGCGCAGCCGCTGCCCCCTCTCCCGCCCCTGCCGCCGCTGCCGGACACCCTGCCGCCCCACGCCGAGACGCTGCCGCTGGTCGACGGCGAGGTGTCATGGGACGCCGGCGGGGGAGCGGCGACGTGGGAGTGGCTCGCGCGCACGCGCAGGCGGGAGGATGAGCGGCTGGCCGAGCTGCGTGGCGAGATCGACCTCGACGACGACACCCGTCCGCTGCCGCCGCAGCGCTGA